The genomic window CACACATTGATAATCACACAAATGCAcgtaaataaaatacaaaacaaccAATCAacttaaaatcattaattttctaaCCTTCATCAACGCCTCGTTGAAGCTATCATCATAAGCATCAACTTGAAGGGACTTCCAAGATGATCCCGCATTCTCCTATATCCCATTTGTTACTCATTGTTTCAAACTCAAACATGAGCTCGGTGGAAGTGACCTCCTCTGCTTCACCTTGAAATATGTACAGGTGCTCTGTTAAAAGTGGATATATAGTATAGATTCCTGGACTATACGGAACACTGAGACCATTTTGTTTGTCCATGATGTCAACATGTACCATCAACGAACTCCCATCATCACCAGCTTCATCATTGTCACACTTAATCAGTACGATACAAGCCTTAAATCTCATGGATGTAGAAATAGGCCTCTCATTTAACTTGATGGTCAAGGAAGCTCCAGTAGTAGCTCGGTGAGTGAAGTATGCAGGCACTTCTGCACCGGGTAAGACCGCATCATTACTGGTCGGTATCTGGATGATGAAGTCTCTCGCTTCTTGATTCAGTTTGAAGCACTTAGCAAAATTAAGAAGACTCAAGGGATTGTTGTAAGAGCAATCTAGTGTCTCCAAGGACTCACAACCTTCAGCATTTATGATAGAGAGAGATTCTGGAAGCTGTGGGAGTGATAAAAGCTTTCTGCATTTGTAGAGTCTAAGTCCATGTAGACGAGAGATTTCTTTGATCCATGGAGCAACTTCTTGTATATCTTCTCCGAATTCTAGCCACGTTATGATGTCTAGAACATGCGAGAATTCCTTGAGTTTTTCGAAGTATGACATATGCAACACAGTGAGTCTAGACCAAGACTTGATTGATGAAGGCACTTCTTCTACTGCGGTTCCATCAAGATAGAGGCATTCAATGTTTGTGGAAATCTCAGGAAAACTTTTAAACTGCGAGCAATCGGTGAGATCAAGTCGTTCAAGAGATTTCAAGTTGATATTGCTCGGAAGAGCCTCTAACTTTTGGCATCTTGCCAAACTCAAAGTGAACAATAGATGAAGGTTTCCAATAGAAGAGGGAAGCTTCACCAGATTTGAGCAGTTGCAAAGGTTCAGCTCTTGGAGATTTGTGATGTTTCCAATAGATGAGGGAAGTTCCACTAAACTTGAGCATCCGCTAAGATCTAATCTCCACAGATTAGTGGCATGTCCAAAAGAAGAGGGAAGCTTCACCAGATTTGAGCAGTTATGGAGATTCAACACTTGGAGTTCACTGATGTTTCCAACAGATGAGGGAAGTTCCACTAAACTTGAGCATCCGCTAAGATCTAATCTCCACAGATTAGTGACATGTCCAATAGAAGTAGGGATCTCCACTAGACTTGAGCATTTACGGAGGTCTAAAATCTCGAGATTAGTGGCATTTCCGATAAAGGAAGGAAGCTTCACCAGACTTGAACAATTACTAAGAtcaagattttgaagattAATGGCATTTCCTATAGAAGATGGGAGCTCCACCAAACTAGAACAATTACCAAGATCAAGATTTTGGAGATTTGTGGCATTTCCCATAAAGGGAAGCTCCACTAGACTTGAGCATCCATTGAGGATAAATTTCTTGAGATTAGTGAACTTCACAATAGACAAAGGAAGCTTAAGCAGCCTTAAACATCCAAGATCCAAATTTTGGAGATTTATGGCATTCCCAATCGAAGAAGGGAGCTCCACCAAACTTGAGCACTCATTGAGATCTAAACTCTGGAGGCCAGTGACATTTTTGGTGAAGGAGGGGAGCTCCAAGATACTTGTACATCCATGGAGACACAAAACTTGTAGTTTGCCAAGTTTTCCAACACATGATGGGACCTTCACTAAACTTACGCAATATTTAAGAATTAACTCTTCAAGATTAGTGGCAGTTGAAAGATCAGGAAGCTCCTTCAGGCTTATAGAATAACTCAAATCCATCCACTTGAGATTTCTAAGCGCCTACAGATAGATAAAAACAGCATATAAGAACATCATGATACAAATAGTCATGAACACACATATAACACACTTCCATGCCATAACTCTGTAATAACTATAGAAAAAGTTCACatataaaactagaaaccATATTTTGCTTTTTGAGCTAAAATGTTGTACATTAGTTTCGAAAATATAGAtatgaaaaattgaatattgaaaattaCTTACTTTGCTTCCTTCCCAGAGTGTATGACACGTGCTAGAAGGCATGTTAAGTTCAACAAGAAACTCCGGATTAAAAGTAGAAGGCAAGCATAATCTCCTAAAATTTATCCAATGCAGTAATCTAATTTCTTGAAATTGATAGTTCAGATCTTGTAGTGCATTCACTGTGTCGGGATGAGCACAATTATTATCAGAAGATCTTACTACTGTGAGATTCGAAGAATGTCGAGCACAACTTCTACCATCAAATCTTATGAATTGGAGATTAGACATTCTTTGAAGACCTTTCTCACTTATGTTTGTAACTTCCTCCCCATTCTTAGATAAGTCAAAATCCATCCCTATAATACGTCGACTACTATCCTGAAAAAGAgccaaaagatatatataactagAGATGCTTAATTATCAAATCAACTTAATTCAATGAAAGATGGAATGTTAAAACTTACCATTGTCTCATCACTGAGGGCCtcacaaatctctctttcatcaaccaaaaaaagagattttctAGGGTCATTAGTTGATTGTGTATGAGCTATTTCTCTACCTAGTTGCACTAGCAAAGTATGCATCTCTGTCGCTCCCGTGCCTATATGTATGAGAGATTTTTCGGCTAAGACATAAAGCCCTTGCCTCACATCCAAGAACCTATCAGCAAGATGTTTTTCCACCTTCTTAATCTTTTGATAGTTGAAAAAGCAAGCtatacaaagaaacaaatctttgtCTTCATGACTTAAGGCCTCGTAGCTAAACATTAAAATGCTCTCAATTTTTCCATCAAGGCATGTCCTTAACCTTGGTAGTGTCCTTTTCCACTCCTGCTTGGACATTCCTCGTAAGGACGAGCCCATGACCTTCAATCCCAAAGGGAGCCCACCAGCAAGCTCAGTAACTTCCCGAGAAAGCTCATAGAAACCATTATAGGGATGCTTTTGACCAAAGGCATGCATACAGAAGATTTGAAAAGCCTCATCAGTTGATGAAAATTCTACTTTGTAAATATGGTTGATCCTATGAGCCATCAAAAGTCTTAGATTTTCTGTTGTGATGATAATCCGACTTCCAGGACCAAACCATCTAGTTTCTTTCGCCAATGCATCTAGTTGTCCTAACTGATCCACATCATCAAGTACTAGAAACACCTTCTTGTCTTTCAACCGTTCTTGTGCTACTCCTAAATGAGGAATCATGATGTCTTTCTGGTTGATCATCTTAgacaacattttgttttgaagttgCAACTGTACACTATATTCATCAAGACAAGGACTTGGATAACATTCTTTGATATTCACCATGATTGTGCTCAGTTGGAAACTCTTGGAGACTTGGCTTAACAGAAACCTAGCGATAGTGGTCTTACCAATCCCAGGCGGACCCCATATCCCAATCATCCTCACGTCATCTAAATCTAGGCGTAACAATGCTCGCATATTTTCCATATGAGCTCCCATTCCAATCAATGCTTCGAAATCCCTTGACGGTGTAGCATTAATCAACTTGTTTAATTAGAATATTCCAATCAATATTTTCGATCATGGCCGCTTCATTATCCCTAACATTGGAGGACATCAATATGTCAGTTAATTAGTCTAGTCATGAAAAGTATCATACGCATCCAAAAACATATGTAGTTGCATGTCTTGACTCTTTAAAAGCtacaaacaaatatagtttaatatgtttttaaatatttaaacgaGGGCAAGTAGAAATCCAAAGGGCTAACCAGTTGCTTGAATGGTAACCAGCGATTGTGGCCACACCCTCCAAAgcttttctccatctctttatCTCTTCCTTTGTTTTACCTTTGCAAGTTTCTTTGAAAACCTTCCCAAAATCTCCGGTCTGTTTCTTTATATGAGTTGGATCAACTTCATAGAAAATGGTTATCACTATTTGACCCAAGTCTTCCTTGCACTTCATAATCTCCACCAACTCGTTCATGCACCACGACGAAGAAGCATAGTTCCTCGAGAGCAAGACAATCGCAATCCTTGATCCTCTGATAGCTTCTACGAGCTCAGGACCGATTGACTTACTCCTCTCGATACTATTATCAATAAATGGGTCAATTCCCTTTCCTCTGAACGCCTCTAGGACGTGACTAAGAAAGGTTTTTCGAACATCTGCCCCATGGAAGCTCGGGAAGACTTGGTGCTTCCAAGTTCGAGACAAAGAAGATGGAGGAACTGATGAAGGGGACAAAGAAGCAGAATCATCTTCTCTGTTATCTTGTtggaatttgaatttttttaaaagggttAAGAAGCCTATTGCAGCTGCAAGAGTaccaaggaaaaaagaagaattcatTAGTAAGGTGAAAAAAGGATCTAAGACTAAGCATACATGGTAGAGGAAGGATTAACAAAGAGACGTTGTGTATATTGAATACAGATCGTTGACTCTGTTggtagagaaagagaagcttcATGGCTGTTACCTTTCACCATAAAAATTTATGGAAAATTTTGCTAAGGACAAATCGTGGTCCCTTTCATGTAGGGCTCCACCATTCATGTAATTTACTTGGAATCCAAATAATACACATCATATTCTCGATTATATACTAAAGAAGTCACGAGAGAAATTAAATTACGTATTAGTCAGCTTCCAGGATAGTTCATACTTCATACTACAGAGCAGATAAGTCATTCCTACTTTGCATAAGACAGTTCCAGTACCCGATAAGGCTACATATAATAATAGCTCCAAGAGAATACTGAGTTATTTCCTTAAACAGTGATTTAGCTCTAAACTTGTAGTAATGTGATCTAGTTCATCTTGTAGCAATGTTTTCTAGTTCATATAGATGAAGTCTAACAGTTCTTACATTTAACAATAGCAAACTACAGATAAAATCAAGTCATCAAACTATTGTCATACAAATTCTTGAAAATTATGATGAAGGTAATAATAAGATAATGATACTTCAAAGAAAATGTATCCTCAATATCAAAATCCTCGAACACAATTAAAATGTGAACACAAAAGCTGAGTGTTTTAgtctgaaaacagaaaatttgagGCATTAAgctcaaaagataaaaaactACAAGAGGCATGAGATAAAGAAGGCTTGACTGATTTACTCTTCATcgtcctcatcatcatcatcaccacctgCTCCATTCAATGCCTTGACTCTCTCGATCAACTTGTTCTTCCTCTCCTCGTAAGTAAGTTTCTTCAAGTTGTACCTGTTTTGTTAAATGGAAGACCAAATGAGACACCAATACACCAACAAGACAAGAATATAGATAGACTAGATTGATTCTGTTTCCCTACCTCTTGTGTTGCTTGGGAGCAGGTTTCACGGTTTTCTTTGGGTTGGGGTCAGCACGAATAGCTGCGTGAACCTTCTTGTACAACTCCTCAATGCTCTCAGCTTCAACTCCTTTCTTGATGTAAGCACTGAAGTGAGTTTGTAACTTCTCTGGCTCATCTTCTCCCAACAGCTTCATGTAGTTTGAGACATGGCCACCATAGATGTAGTTCCTGTGGATTTCAGCATCAAGTTGCTTGTTCTCCTTGTGGAACCCAGCAAATCTCTTGTCACTGTGAGGGATATCAAGACCACCATCCAAAGCACCCTACAGATTCAAACAGCGAACCAAAAGGATATTAAAGAATTGCCAGTATAAGCATTTGCTCAAGAAGAATGACAAATAAGAGCactcacaacaaaaaaagagaaacaagttAATACCTTAAGAGCACCGAACACACGGTTTCCTGTTGTGGTCCTGATAAGTCCAACATCAAGAAGAGCACGGAAAGGTCTCCTTGAATCAGTTGGCTCAACGGAAAAGTCTTCTCCAGTGGCCTGATTCATTGTGTGACTTGAGTTTCTAACAAGAGACAATAACAATGCTTCTTATTATCAAGATGAAACCAATCACACAACATACCTCAACGTTTCCCTCATACTCGTCATCCATTTCCAACATCTTTAAAACACGGCGAGCCAAAAGAAGGCCAGTACAGTAAGCTagttcaacaaaaaaaaattacacataAGTAAGCCATAAAGACAGAATCAACCATATTAAATTGGAAAACAATACCAGATGACACATTCAATACCTGCAGCATAGTTTGTAAGACCAACAGTGAGACCATACTGAGGCAGTTCATGTGCGTAAGCAGAAGCTTTAACAATGTCACCAGCAATGCTTGCAGATACAATCTGTGCCACTATGTCTTTGTTGGTAAACCGGACAACAAAACGATACTTAGGAGTATTGTACTTGTTCTTGTCTTGGTTGATAAGACGGATCCTTGCCCTGTAGTCAGTCTTTCCAtctacacaaaaataaaataattttcagaAACAGattgaaacaaagagagaacaaacaaTATCATCAGAATAAAACGAATCAACAATCTAttacctcttcttctcctgaaCTTCACTTGGTACCTCTTGAAGTAAGCATTCGACTTGGTGGACTTCACAAACACCTACCAACAACAAATcatcttattttattagtCTAAGATCCAACAATATAAAGGTTCTTCGATGGTAACAAAGATCTACGGTAAGAACTCCATTGAATACGTATCAGTGACCtctaaaacagaacaaaagcAAAGTCTCAAACTTTTCCTATTTCAATTCTCAAGCAagttataaaaccaaaaacccaTGAAGAAAAACATCTACGAAGGTGGATAGAACCATAGGATCACGAATTCTCGTTACGATATCTAATCAAAAGCAATGCAGGAGATTTCTATATGAAATGAAGATCAAAACCCGATTTTCTTAAGAGAAGATTAAGAAGAAACGATTGAGAAATGAGAAGAGATAGAGATTAAAGCTAGGGTTTACCATTGTTTGATTCCTCTAGCAACGAGAGGCTTTGCTGTGAGATTGTGAGTGAAGAGAAGCAAGAGGCGGAATGACCTAAATGCGACATCTTATAagacaaaaccctagaaaactCCTCGTGGGCTGAAAAATGTTAATGGGCTTTACTAGTTATATTATTAATGGGCCTATGGGCTTTTACATTCACACTCCAACGAAATCCAATTTTCTACTGAAATGGTCTCCTCCTCTCCTCGTTTGTCTATAATCCATAGGAACATTTCTCTTGACCATCTTGATGCAATGTTATTTCTTTGATCTTCTCATCTACGGGTTCTTTTTTGCTTCCTTTGTTTCATATAACCTTAACAGTGACCAACTTCAAATAAACTTTGCTCTATTTTATTGGTTCTGTTTCAATCAATTTGATCTACCTCTGGACCAATATCGAGTGAACTAGCCATAAAGTAGTTGAAACGTAAGGTTGCAACTCTATGAACGTTTCTGGATATGTGGTTAAGACTTTTTATTTGGTGAAGGAGTAAAATGTGTGTTTGGCCAAATGAGTAAATCTCTATTTGGGAAGATAACAATGATTTCAGTATCTCAGCCAATCCAAATGAGTGGATGTTTTGAAACAGTTTGCTATTCGCGGGAGAATTTCACAGCTTCAATCACAGCAGAGAAGTCGAGATCTCCTAGTCCCAAGCTTCTCGCCTTCTTAAAAGCCTGTCGAGAACcgaaacatatattttaagattCAAGCTAAGAAACCAATCTAGAGGAGGGAGAGCCAATATGTTATTGTCTCTGAGtaactaactaactaactGACCTCGTTTGCAGCCGCGGCTACAGGCATGGAAACCGCGTTTTCATCGCCAAGAGCAAGAGCTAGCCTCATGTCTTTCTGCTGATGTTTCAATGGAAATGCTGGTGGGTAACTACTCTTGTTCATTGAAGGTCCTTTCCCCTTGAACATCGGGTTAGTCATTGCTCCCAGATCCTGCCCATAGCAGAAACCGATTCAAACCAACACCATTATTTCAGAGCTTGCAAAAGTTTGATCACCTCACCAGAATATCCAAAAGAGTGTCAGAGCTAAGTCCACTCTTGTCAGCCAATACAAGCCCCTCAGAGAATGCATTCATCATGCTGTATCAGACGAAAAACAATAAGATCATGAAGCCATGTTCCATTCCTACTACTAATGGTAGTAATTGTAAAAGAGACGGGACATTCACCTTCCCATTATCATGTTCACTATTAGCTTCATTTTAGCTCCGTTTCCAACTTGTCCCAAGTAAAACGATCTCTTCCCCAAGACATCAAAAGCTGGGATTGATTCCTCAAAGAGTGCCTTACAAAAAAGGATTAAAACACAAACGGATTATAGCCGCACATCGAGAGCTCCTTCCTACTAAGTCCAACTAAAACAGTTCTTGagatctatcaatcaatccaTAAGTACAGTTTTGAGTTGTACCTTGTCACCAGCAGCAAGGATAATGAGTTGGCCATCTTCAGCTGGCTTTTTGCTACCTGAAACCGGACCTTCTACGAACCGACCACCCTTCCCGGTGATTGCCTACCAATGCGCAACACAGCTCAATCAAACTAATCAACCTTCTTCTAATCTTATCATCAGCATCTAAAGTACAAAAGATTCAACCTCATTGATCTTCAAAGAAGTCTCTGCATCAACAGTCGACATATCGATATAACCTTTTCCTTCACATATCTGCTCCAAAACACCGCCTTTATCGAAAACAACCTAATCAAACAACTACttcatatcattcatcaccaatgctaaaacacacacaaaagaagcaaaaaaggATTTCAAATACCGAAAGAGCAGCACAAGGATCAGAGAGCATAGCAATAGTGTATTTGCATTTCTTGATTACTTCAGCTGGACTCTCACATACTGATGCACCATGCTCCACAAGCTCATCACACTGTCACAATCAtcaaaaattcccaaaattGCATTAAATTACTCAAAAAGTTTCCGACTTTATCAGATCTGAAcaactaaaactaaatcagAAAACCATAATACCAAAACAcaatcaaagacaaaaaaaaaaaaaaaattaccttgGAGAGTGTTCTGTTCCATACAGTGACTTTGAATCCATTCTTCAATAGATTCATTGACATGGCTTTTCCCATGATTCCCAAACCCAGAAACCCTACTTCCATTTTATCTATCTTCTGCGATTATAGTGCTTACTTACTGCTTAGTGATGATGGTCTGAGAATGATAAAGCCGGAGCCTTTTCTAATCAGAGAACCATTATCATCAAATACACTTACTTTGAAAAGGAAGTATTTACAGTTTACTCCCTACAGTTTGATTCTGTTTGCATCTCTAACTGCCAGTTATGAACGAACAGGATTTCGCCACGTGTTTGAAATAAGAGggattttgggttttgattgtttctcGAATATTTTTGGTACGATGAGATATCATATTTCTACTATATACATAAAGttaaataatctaatatagTTCTTCAGCATATTCATGTTCTCTAATGACTAATTATATCATAATCGTAAACTTACAAGTACAATGATGAGGACGGtctcaaattatatatacttctTGTTCAATTTTAGTGTTAacgtagattttttttttaataaaacaacgGTGATTTCTAGATATACAGAGAAGAATAATGAGAAGACAAATTGATCTTAATTTGTAATATAGTACTTATTAGAGACAtgaatattatattattagtttGCATTATTGTATTACCATCATCGCTGAAGAAAGGCATTACTCAACACATCTGTCTAACTGTCTTAGTAATGGACAACTAAACCAACAAACCAACATATAAGTCTGAAATGTGGCCTTCAGATTATTTTTATACTGCGTGGCCTAAAGCAAATGCTTCACCTGCTTTATTGATGGGCAGTGCCTGCTGGAATCAACATATTtttacaaagaaataaaaaattcaaattgatcTCTTCacgaaagagaaagaaaataaataatttgaaaatttgaaaaagaaaataaagcttttagaaaaagaaaaaaaatagtaatagtttttaaaatgctatgaattaaataatataaaagatatGGATAGTATAATTTCATTactttcaagaaaataattgaaacgcagagaaaaaaaaaaaaaaacaagagccCATCGAGAATGGATCAGTAAAAAACCTAAGGCCTATCTCCAGCAAGTGCAACTTACATACATTCTCGAATAAATTCTGATCCGATCAAGAACTCATAATTATTGTAAcagataaaatcaaatttgagaGATCTACTACTAAATCTAACTTAAAGCATTGTACTTTCTTTTATCTCATTCTCCTTTGCTCTGCTTTCTTCTGGTCAACCCCCACGAGATTCCTTCTTATGTGATTGTAAAGAGAAGATTTTTCAGAGATGGGTCTCTTCGAATCGGTGAAATCAATCGATTGGGAACAAGAATCGTTCCCAACTTATcaagatttagggtttttgccTCTCTTTGCAGTGTTCTTCCCTACAATTCGATTTCTACTTGACAGATTCGTCTTCGAGGTAATTTACTTATTCATGggattttagatttgttgtttcttcaatCGCATTTATTGTTGTTTCACCAaccaacccaaaaaaaaaatattactttcgGATTTCTACTTTTTAGTTATGAGTTATGACCCTTGAGAGACCAATCATTAGTCTTGTCTCTCTGTATGATTCTGCTGATGTTTAGATTTTGTCTGAAAATAAATGCAATGTATATGAAGATATTGTTTGGTAGGTGAAAGcttacatatttgtttttattggtgTTTGTAGAAATTGGCAAGTCTTGTGATCTATGGAAGGATGAGTACGAATAAGAGTGACAACATAAAAGACAGGAAGAAAAATAGTCCAAAAGTTCGAAAATTTAAAGAATCAGCTTGGAAGTGTATTTACTATCTATCAGCTGAGCTACTTGCTTTATCTGTCACATATAATGAACCTTGGTTTTCAAATACTCTCTACTTTTGGATTGGTCCTGGAGATCAGATTTGGCCTGATCAACCAATGAAGTAAGTTGTTTCGTTATGGTCATCGATATCTTTTGTGATGGTCATTTGCTAAAATATGATACTGCTATGTGTGCAGGATGAAGTTgaagtttttatatatgtttgctGCTGGATTCTACACGTACTCTATATTCGCGTTGGTGTTTTGGGAAACAAGACGGTCTGATTTCGGAGTTTCCATGGGTCATCATATCACAACGCTTGTTCTCATTGTCCTCTCCTATATCTGCAGGTACGTATATTATACACTTGTGTTGTGGAGGAAAGGATACACtgactcttgttttgtttttggatgtTGATGATATAGATTAACTCGTGCTGGTTCTGTTATTCTTGCACTTCATGATGCGAGCGATGTGTTCCTTGAAATTGGGAAAATGTCTAAATATTGCGGAGCGGAAAGTCTCGCGAGCATTTCGTTTGTTCTTTTCGCGCTGTCTTGGGTCGTTCTACGTCTCATTTACTATCCTTTTTGGATCCTGTGGAGCACGAGGTTTGTTTAATATCCACTTTAGCGTTTGTTCTTGAATGTTTTTTccttgatgtatatatattgtggGGTTTTGATTTGCAGCTATCAAATCATTATGACTGTGGACAAAGAAAAGCATCCTAATGGACCAATCTTGTACTATATGTTCAACACACTTTTGTATTTCTTGCTTGTTCTTCACATATTCTGGTGGGTTTTGATTTACCGGATGCTTGTGAAACAAGTGCAAGATCGAGGCAAGCTTAGCGAAGATGTTAGATCCGGTACGCAATAAAAACTCttattacaatattttgaGACAAAAACACTCTATTAATAATGTTCATGTCTTTTTGCAGATTCTGAAAGCGATGATGAACACGAGGATTAATCGCATGTTGGGAATATTAGTAGTGCACACGCTCTATATCTCATGAATCTGAACCACACGGAGACTAGGAATTTCAACATCAAGTAGGATGCATTGCAGTATTTGAACAGTTGGTTCATCATCTTCCAGAGGATCGTAACCGGATCAAACCGTTTTGAATGAATCGGTTTCTCAATCTgaatttttgagtttattgttttctctaaaGTTTGAGCAAATTCAAGATTTTGATCAAACTGCTCCACgttctattgttttttcttctataatttttaatttacgCTTTTGCAATAACACAATTCCTTGTATCATTATACTAATGTCATCTCAAAATTAGCTCCCTTCAACATCTATGCAACAGACTAACAACTAAATGAATTTTCTTGgggttttttttggttcattgcataatttgataaaatccAATAAAATACTTGGAAAGgataaaagaagaataatttttcataaatgaatgaaaaaaaaatcagcatCTTTAGGCGCACAATAGTATCGCACGATAGCGACGCACAATAGTAGCGCACGATAGCGGCACATAATAGCGACACGCCTATGGGATTTGTTTGAGGTTTTAGCTTTCTCGCTGTCTTGGCCGAGAAGACTGAAACCAAttgcaacaaaaagaaagataaaaaaaaacaaaaaatctcttctttgttcatcatcatcgatcGATTCTACTGCAACAAGGTACGTCTTTTTCACTTCCTTCTCTGaacaaaactctaaattttgttgcttttttttttcctgtgtCGTCTCGCGCTGCGATTCTTATACATCTTGGCTTCAAGTGATACTTTGCTTCCCAACTCTTGAAATGTATAAATTTTGAGACTTTACTGGAGATTTTGAGTTGGGATTGTTTTCATGTTCTTAAAGATTCGAGTTTCGATCTCTATATGATTCAGTAGATTGTAATTTTGAATCGGATGTCTGgaaaagaattgattttataGTCTCTTAGGTTACTTTAAGTAGTACTTTGCATAAGATCTgtgatttgatgattgttaTCTTTTGTTACATTGCTGGTGGAGTATAATAAGATGAGCAAGAACCAACAGAAGTTTGCGTTTGATTTAGGTTATTTAGCAACTAGTCctgttttggtgtgtttctAATCTCACTCACTGGGTCTCTCTTATGTGGAATATAAGATATTTGATCCTACGACTGTTAGTGCTTTCATGCTGGGTTTATAATATGGATACAA from Arabidopsis thaliana chromosome 3, partial sequence includes these protein-coding regions:
- the GLYR1 gene encoding glyoxylate reductase 1 (glyoxylate reductase 1 (GLYR1); FUNCTIONS IN: 3-hydroxybutyrate dehydrogenase activity, phosphogluconate dehydrogenase (decarboxylating) activity; INVOLVED IN: response to oxidative stress; LOCATED IN: cytosol; EXPRESSED IN: 23 plant structures; EXPRESSED DURING: 15 growth stages; CONTAINS InterPro DOMAIN/s: 6-phosphogluconate dehydrogenase, NAD-binding (InterPro:IPR006115), 6-phosphogluconate dehydrogenase, C-terminal-like (InterPro:IPR008927), Dehydrogenase, multihelical (InterPro:IPR013328), 3-hydroxyacid dehydrogenase/reductase (InterPro:IPR015815), NAD(P)-binding domain (InterPro:IPR016040), 3-hydroxyisobutyrate dehydrogenase-related, conserved site (InterPro:IPR002204); BEST Arabidopsis thaliana protein match is: glyoxylate reductase 2 (TAIR:AT1G17650.1); Has 35333 Blast hits to 34131 proteins in 2444 species: Archae - 798; Bacteria - 22429; Metazoa - 974; Fungi - 991; Plants - 531; Viruses - 0; Other Eukaryotes - 9610 (source: NCBI BLink).), whose product is MEVGFLGLGIMGKAMSMNLLKNGFKVTVWNRTLSKCDELVEHGASVCESPAEVIKKCKYTIAMLSDPCAALSICEGKGYIDMSTVDAETSLKINEAITGKGGRFVEGPVSGSKKPAEDGQLIILAAGDKALFEESIPAFDVLGKRSFYLGQVGNGAKMKLIVNMIMGSMMNAFSEGLVLADKSGLSSDTLLDILDLGAMTNPMFKGKGPSMNKSSYPPAFPLKHQQKDMRLALALGDENAVSMPVAAAANEAFKKARSLGLGDLDFSAVIEAVKFSRE
- the GLYR1 gene encoding glyoxylate reductase 1 — translated: MEVGFLGLGIMGKAMSMNLLKNGFKVTVWNRTLSKCDELVEHGASVCESPAEVIKKCKYTIAMLSDPCAALSVVFDKGGVLEQICEGKGYIDMSTVDAETSLKINEAITGKGGRFVEGPVSGSKKPAEDGQLIILAAGDKALFEESIPAFDVLGKRSFYLGQVGNGAKMKLIVNMIMGSMMNAFSEGLVLADKSGLSSDTLLDILVR
- the GLYR1 gene encoding glyoxylate reductase 1 (glyoxylate reductase 1 (GLYR1); FUNCTIONS IN: 3-hydroxybutyrate dehydrogenase activity, phosphogluconate dehydrogenase (decarboxylating) activity; INVOLVED IN: response to oxidative stress; LOCATED IN: cytosol; EXPRESSED IN: 23 plant structures; EXPRESSED DURING: 15 growth stages; CONTAINS InterPro DOMAIN/s: 6-phosphogluconate dehydrogenase, NAD-binding (InterPro:IPR006115), 6-phosphogluconate dehydrogenase, C-terminal-like (InterPro:IPR008927), Dehydrogenase, multihelical (InterPro:IPR013328), 3-hydroxyacid dehydrogenase/reductase (InterPro:IPR015815), 6-phosphogluconate dehydrogenase (InterPro:IPR006183), NAD(P)-binding domain (InterPro:IPR016040), 3-hydroxyisobutyrate dehydrogenase-related, conserved site (InterPro:IPR002204); BEST Arabidopsis thaliana protein match is: glyoxylate reductase 2 (TAIR:AT1G17650.1); Has 17561 Blast hits to 17531 proteins in 2324 species: Archae - 147; Bacteria - 10853; Metazoa - 400; Fungi - 503; Plants - 354; Viruses - 5; Other Eukaryotes - 5299 (source: NCBI BLink).), translated to MEVGFLGLGIMGKAMSMNLLKNGFKVTVWNRTLSKCDELVEHGASVCESPAEVIKKCKYTIAMLSDPCAALSVVFDKGGVLEQICEGKGYIDMSTVDAETSLKINEAITGKGGRFVEGPVSGSKKPAEDGQLIILAAGDKALFEESIPAFDVLGKRSFYLGQVGNGAKMKLIVNMIMGSMMNAFSEGLVLADKSGLSSDTLLDILDLGAMTNPMFKGKGPSMNKSSYPPAFPLKHQQKDMRLALALGDENAVSMPVAAAANEAFKKARSLGLGDLDFSAVIEAVKFSRE